A genomic stretch from Campylobacter lari subsp. concheus includes:
- a CDS encoding class I SAM-dependent methyltransferase, giving the protein MFINKIKGFKYPDMELVRWFFKNKLDTLENAKVLEFASHNGNNLSLFANYDYECIGVELSKQNHENAIYNFKEIMHYQKASFFNENMLDFAKNHQNINADVFLIPNVINYISKEDFKNLLLNSKNNNLYSGKEYAHFFLRARSTKDHRYGLGNKLSNGSFILTNDDFSGEKNCLCTAYQEHELVEILKENLNLYDFEVITSENINIKNKVYIKDSDIIIYGKITKE; this is encoded by the coding sequence ATGTTTATAAATAAAATCAAAGGTTTTAAATACCCTGATATGGAACTTGTAAGATGGTTTTTTAAAAACAAACTTGATACTTTAGAAAATGCTAAAGTTTTAGAATTTGCCTCTCATAATGGCAATAATCTTTCTTTATTTGCAAATTATGATTATGAGTGTATTGGAGTAGAGCTTAGTAAGCAAAATCATGAAAACGCTATTTATAATTTTAAAGAAATCATGCATTATCAGAAAGCAAGTTTTTTTAATGAAAATATGCTTGATTTTGCTAAAAATCATCAAAATATAAATGCAGATGTATTTTTAATTCCCAATGTAATCAATTACATTTCTAAAGAAGATTTTAAAAATTTATTATTAAATTCTAAAAATAATAATTTATATAGCGGAAAAGAATATGCTCACTTTTTCTTACGAGCAAGAAGTACAAAAGATCATCGTTATGGACTTGGAAACAAGCTTTCAAATGGTAGTTTTATACTTACAAATGATGATTTTAGTGGAGAAAAAAATTGCCTTTGTACAGCATATCAAGAACATGAGCTTGTAGAAATTTTAAAAGAAAATTTAAATTTATATGATTTTGAGGTTATCACAAGTGAAAATATTAATATAAAAAATAAAGTTTATATCAAAGATAGCGATATAATAATCTATGGAAAAATTACTAAGGAGTAA
- the pseF gene encoding pseudaminic acid cytidylyltransferase: MKNLCIIPARGGSKRIPRKNIVDFLGKPLITYSIESALNSDIFDDVIISSDDDEIIKVALKYGAKVPFVRKKELSDDYTSSTTVIQDAIINLEEQGISFENVCCLYATAPLIDKFILRQAFEQFSQDECKFLFSACEFDYPIQRSFYLDEQNKVYMFDESNYNKRSQDLTKAYHDGGAFYFGKKEAWLEESFMFKSHSKAFLLPRNKICDIDTFEDLEFAKTLYQFHKGNKCL; the protein is encoded by the coding sequence ATGAAAAATCTTTGCATTATCCCTGCTCGTGGTGGCTCTAAACGTATTCCTAGAAAAAATATCGTTGATTTTTTAGGAAAACCTTTAATTACTTATAGTATAGAAAGTGCTTTAAATTCAGATATTTTTGATGATGTGATTATCTCAAGTGATGATGATGAAATCATCAAAGTAGCTTTAAAATATGGTGCAAAAGTTCCTTTTGTACGTAAAAAAGAACTAAGTGATGATTATACAAGCTCAACTACCGTAATACAAGATGCCATCATCAATCTAGAAGAACAAGGCATAAGCTTTGAAAACGTGTGCTGTCTGTATGCTACTGCACCACTTATAGATAAGTTTATCTTACGACAAGCTTTTGAGCAATTTAGTCAAGATGAGTGCAAATTTTTATTTTCAGCTTGTGAGTTTGACTACCCTATACAAAGAAGTTTTTACCTTGATGAGCAAAATAAAGTTTATATGTTTGATGAATCAAATTATAACAAACGCTCACAAGATCTTACCAAAGCCTATCATGATGGCGGTGCATTTTATTTTGGTAAAAAAGAGGCGTGGTTAGAAGAAAGTTTTATGTTTAAATCACACTCTAAGGCGTTTTTATTACCTAGAAATAAAATTTGCGATATCGATACTTTTGAAGACTTGGAATTTGCTAAAACACTATATCAATTTCACAAAGGCAATAAATGTTTATAA
- a CDS encoding AAC(3) family N-acetyltransferase — protein sequence MQALFKHNDKIFYKHDLIQALKKLGIKKGDIICIHSEIYNLGIPLADNKILLQQILESFEEVVGSDGTIIMPTFTYSFCNKEIYDKVNSITKIGILNEFFRKQKDVKRTNDPIFSFAIKGAKEELFLKDTESCFGVNSVYDILTKNAGKLIFFGNWELEGMTYFHYLEELAQVSYRYYKLFSGKIADENGMVKEWNINFYCRNTKKNSIASLKIVLNLLSCKNKINIIKYAGATISLMNIIDIYKECLKKLKDDETFFLEKK from the coding sequence ATGCAAGCCTTGTTTAAACATAATGACAAAATATTTTACAAACATGACTTAATCCAAGCTCTAAAAAAACTAGGTATAAAAAAGGGTGATATAATATGTATTCACAGTGAAATTTACAACTTAGGTATTCCTTTAGCAGATAACAAAATTTTACTTCAACAAATTTTAGAATCTTTCGAGGAGGTTGTAGGATCTGATGGAACGATTATAATGCCAACTTTTACTTATAGTTTCTGCAATAAAGAAATTTATGACAAAGTTAATTCTATAACGAAAATTGGTATATTAAATGAGTTTTTTAGAAAACAAAAAGATGTTAAACGCACTAATGATCCCATATTTTCCTTTGCTATTAAAGGAGCTAAAGAAGAATTATTTTTAAAAGATACTGAAAGTTGCTTTGGTGTAAATTCTGTTTATGATATACTAACAAAAAATGCAGGTAAACTTATTTTTTTTGGAAACTGGGAACTTGAAGGCATGACATACTTCCACTACCTTGAAGAACTTGCGCAAGTATCATATAGATATTATAAATTATTTTCGGGTAAAATAGCAGATGAAAACGGAATGGTCAAAGAATGGAATATCAACTTTTATTGCAGAAACACTAAAAAAAACTCAATAGCATCGTTAAAAATTGTTCTTAATTTATTAAGTTGTAAGAATAAAATCAATATAATTAAATATGCTGGTGCAACAATAAGTTTGATGAATATAATAGATATTTACAAAGAATGTTTAAAAAAACTAAAAGATGATGAAACTTTTTTTTTAGAAAAGAAATAA
- a CDS encoding acyl carrier protein produces the protein MTKRQFLEKLEELLQIDYSLEENMILEKIQEYDSLALLSIVTLFDTEFNIFIQGKTLKECKTVKDIIELIPIEKLDFQ, from the coding sequence ATGACTAAAAGACAATTTTTAGAGAAATTAGAAGAACTATTACAAATTGATTACTCATTAGAGGAGAATATGATTTTGGAAAAAATTCAAGAATACGATAGTTTGGCGTTATTATCTATAGTTACTCTATTTGATACAGAATTTAATATTTTTATTCAAGGTAAAACTTTAAAAGAGTGTAAAACAGTAAAAGATATTATAGAATTAATACCAATAGAAAAACTAGATTTTCAATGA
- a CDS encoding DUF4910 domain-containing protein: MYELACELFPICRSITGEGFRQSLKILDEAMGGGILKIHSIASGSKVFDWEVPAEWEINDAFIITPNGEKICDFKQNNLHVLNYSEGINDEISLDELQEHLYSIEDYPDAIPYVTSYYKRRWGFCIKHKDRVKLKEGKYKVFIDAKHHENGVLNYADLLIPSTQDAKDEILISSYLCHPSMANNELSSPIVATFLAKWLLGLEERKYNYRFIFTPETIGSIVYLSKHLKHLQKYTKAGFALSCIGDDNAYSLIHTPSENTLADKVALYTLKEKNNFKEFSFLDRGGNERQFCAPLVNLPVVGVCRTRFGDYKEYHTSKDDLNFISEEGLQGGLKAMQEIIMNLEVNEIYQNTIFCEPNLGKRDLYHTINTSLTNSQIPTSCNFLAYCDGQNDVLDIALKINIQAYELKDLIEKLKFHKLIQTKNIYKGIQ, encoded by the coding sequence ATGTATGAGTTAGCTTGCGAGCTTTTTCCTATATGTAGGAGTATCACAGGTGAGGGTTTTAGACAAAGTTTAAAAATACTTGATGAAGCCATGGGGGGGGGTATATTAAAAATTCACTCTATAGCAAGCGGAAGTAAAGTTTTTGACTGGGAAGTACCTGCTGAATGGGAAATAAACGATGCTTTTATCATCACTCCAAATGGAGAAAAAATTTGTGACTTTAAGCAAAATAATTTACATGTGTTAAACTACAGCGAAGGTATAAATGATGAAATCTCACTAGATGAGCTACAAGAGCATTTATACTCTATAGAAGATTATCCAGATGCTATACCTTATGTAACAAGCTATTATAAAAGACGATGGGGTTTTTGTATAAAACACAAAGATAGAGTTAAACTAAAAGAAGGAAAATACAAAGTTTTCATAGATGCAAAACACCATGAAAATGGGGTTTTAAACTATGCTGACTTACTCATACCTAGTACACAAGATGCAAAAGATGAAATTTTAATTTCAAGTTATCTTTGTCACCCATCTATGGCAAATAACGAGCTAAGCAGTCCTATAGTAGCTACATTTTTAGCTAAATGGCTTTTAGGATTAGAAGAGAGAAAATATAATTATCGTTTTATTTTTACCCCTGAAACCATAGGAAGTATAGTTTATCTTAGCAAACATTTAAAGCATTTACAAAAATATACCAAAGCAGGCTTTGCGCTCTCTTGCATAGGTGATGATAATGCTTATTCACTCATTCACACCCCAAGTGAAAATACTCTAGCAGATAAAGTAGCTTTGTATACTTTAAAAGAAAAAAATAATTTTAAAGAATTTAGCTTTTTAGATAGAGGTGGCAATGAAAGACAATTTTGCGCACCTTTAGTAAATTTACCTGTTGTAGGAGTTTGCAGGACTAGATTTGGTGATTATAAAGAATACCATACTAGTAAAGATGACTTAAATTTCATTAGCGAAGAAGGGTTACAAGGTGGATTAAAAGCTATGCAAGAAATCATCATGAATTTAGAAGTCAATGAAATTTATCAAAACACAATTTTTTGCGAACCCAATTTAGGGAAAAGAGACTTATATCATACTATCAATACTTCTTTGACAAATAGTCAAATTCCAACTTCTTGTAACTTTTTAGCTTACTGTGATGGACAAAATGATGTTTTAGATATAGCCTTAAAGATTAATATACAAGCTTATGAATTAAAAGATTTAATAGAAAAATTAAAATTTCATAAACTCATTCAAACTAAAAATATTTATAAAGGAATACAATGA
- a CDS encoding formyltransferase family protein: MNFNQIIIIGKGKVAINCHKIICDIFSSKKIFFYNSDFKDDEFFNRISNSLIISANNAYIFKEKCIQNNIIINYHNSLLPKYKGRNAHIWAIWNQENTTGITWHKVDCTIDTGDIILQKEITINNSLTAIKLLQIQQNLAINSFKECLANMKKSYPQPKINSISTGGGIYKMKELPNNGLLDISWNIPTIERFLKAMDNGNLTPKAKIKINDIVYNISFYEINHLEIILFLSNNMKIIFQKKEYNATNTRIF, from the coding sequence ATGAATTTTAACCAAATAATTATAATAGGAAAAGGCAAAGTTGCTATTAATTGCCATAAAATTATCTGCGATATATTTTCATCTAAAAAAATATTTTTTTATAACAGTGATTTTAAAGATGATGAGTTTTTTAATAGAATAAGTAACTCTTTGATTATTAGCGCGAACAACGCATATATATTTAAAGAAAAATGTATACAAAATAATATCATCATCAACTATCATAATTCACTACTTCCAAAATACAAAGGAAGAAATGCACATATATGGGCTATATGGAATCAAGAAAACACAACTGGAATCACTTGGCATAAGGTTGATTGCACTATAGATACAGGAGATATTATCTTGCAAAAAGAGATAACAATAAATAACTCGCTAACAGCTATAAAACTACTCCAAATACAGCAGAATTTAGCCATTAATTCTTTTAAAGAATGTTTGGCAAATATGAAAAAATCTTATCCTCAACCCAAAATTAATTCTATATCTACGGGGGGGGGGATTTATAAAATGAAAGAATTACCCAACAATGGTTTATTAGATATATCTTGGAATATTCCAACCATAGAAAGATTTTTAAAAGCAATGGATAATGGCAATCTAACCCCTAAAGCCAAAATAAAAATAAACGATATAGTGTATAATATTTCATTTTATGAAATAAACCATCTTGAAATAATTCTATTTTTAAGTAATAATATGAAAATAATTTTTCAAAAAAAGGAATACAATGCAACAAATACAAGAATTTTTTAA
- a CDS encoding acyl carrier protein, protein MQQIQEFFNKIDRSDINKTMQNLLSNDIIDSIDIMALVAEIEKHYKKPLKAEFIKAENFENFESIKKMIEEAMK, encoded by the coding sequence ATGCAACAAATACAAGAATTTTTTAATAAAATAGACAGAAGTGATATAAACAAAACTATGCAAAATTTACTTAGCAATGATATAATAGATAGTATAGACATTATGGCTTTAGTAGCTGAGATAGAAAAACACTATAAAAAACCCCTAAAAGCAGAGTTTATCAAAGCTGAAAATTTTGAAAATTTTGAAAGTATTAAAAAAATGATAGAAGAGGCGATGAAATAA
- a CDS encoding 3-oxoacyl-[acyl-carrier-protein] synthase III C-terminal domain-containing protein has product MRINFKNAKISALVTIIPEIQINIDDELNTTYNGDKKKLDRIKNAMGLQYKHIVNNKTSVSDLSQYGVKLLCDEYELDKNTIDAIVVITQTPDFFIPATACYLHGKLELPQTTLAFDINQSCTGFVYGLYILFSMIENGGCKRILMICGDIGSQLDNKTNNKSTKIIGDGVSVSLLELSNHSCESFFELGVDGKNMEYLFVPYGAFKRPTKHMFNDTEWFNKQNKEIYMNGLEIFNFATQKEPEAFKSILNYANCTKNELDYIFFHQANKTIVDIITQRLQLDPNKTPNNIITKYGNLSGASIPATICDWLNTAQKPLEKSLKIALGSFGAGLSWANAILELDKNFWCKKTQIYKQGETLQ; this is encoded by the coding sequence ATGAGAATAAATTTTAAAAATGCAAAAATTTCGGCACTGGTTACCATTATACCTGAAATTCAAATAAATATTGATGATGAATTAAACACCACATACAATGGAGATAAAAAAAAACTTGATCGCATAAAAAATGCTATGGGTTTACAATATAAACACATAGTTAATAATAAAACCTCTGTAAGTGATTTATCTCAGTATGGTGTAAAATTACTATGCGATGAATATGAATTAGACAAAAATACTATTGATGCTATAGTAGTTATAACTCAAACACCAGATTTTTTTATACCAGCTACCGCTTGTTATCTTCACGGTAAGCTTGAATTGCCTCAAACAACCCTGGCTTTTGATATCAATCAATCATGTACGGGTTTTGTATATGGGCTTTATATTCTTTTTTCTATGATTGAAAATGGTGGTTGCAAAAGAATTTTAATGATTTGTGGCGATATTGGAAGTCAATTAGATAATAAAACAAATAATAAAAGTACCAAAATAATAGGTGATGGAGTTAGTGTTAGCTTATTAGAGTTAAGTAATCATTCATGCGAAAGTTTTTTTGAATTAGGAGTCGATGGAAAGAACATGGAATACCTTTTTGTTCCCTATGGTGCGTTTAAAAGACCCACAAAGCATATGTTTAATGACACAGAGTGGTTTAATAAACAGAACAAAGAAATTTACATGAACGGTCTTGAAATTTTTAATTTTGCCACACAAAAAGAACCAGAAGCCTTTAAGTCCATACTTAACTATGCCAACTGTACTAAAAATGAACTTGACTATATTTTTTTCCATCAAGCAAATAAAACCATAGTAGATATAATCACTCAAAGATTACAACTAGATCCCAATAAAACGCCAAATAATATCATTACTAAATATGGAAATTTAAGTGGCGCTTCAATACCTGCTACAATTTGTGATTGGCTAAATACAGCCCAAAAACCTTTAGAAAAATCACTTAAAATTGCTCTTGGTAGTTTTGGCGCTGGACTTAGTTGGGCAAATGCTATATTAGAACTTGATAAAAATTTTTGGTGCAAAAAGACTCAAATTTATAAACAAGGAGAAACTTTACAATGA
- a CDS encoding amino acid adenylation domain-containing protein, with protein MITHINDFLQESVAKFGNKNAFVEFNGKSISYKEFDDLSKKIASEILSKLPTKSTQEPILIILPKGIDCLLSFFGVAKSGNFYTLLDEKSPKERVEKVIEVLKPKLLITSKRLNLDFNLDTIFTEDFETFSIDEKALEKALNDHIDTNLLYVLFTSGSTGTPKGVSINHKSVIDYTFWVCETFKLSHEDIFANQAPFYFDNSVLDIFSSIKTGITLHLLPNHLFAFPNKVLEYLEQEKITTIFWVPSVLIYFANTHALENKTLYINKILFAGEIMPNKQLNIWRKYLPNALFANLYGPTEITVDCSFYIIDRQFSDDELLPIGKACKNTQLLVFDENLNLITPNQVGIKGELYVRGTCLSLGYYNDKEKTKQAFVQNPLHDNYLDLLYKTGDVVAYNDFGELLCYGRIDHQIKYMGHRIELGEIESIINSHENVRNCACIFKEEIICFYESKEELDFKNFLKDKLPAYMIPKKFVKIEQFALNANGKIDRKVLNGSI; from the coding sequence ATGATAACACACATCAATGATTTTTTACAAGAAAGCGTTGCTAAATTTGGCAACAAAAATGCTTTTGTTGAGTTTAATGGTAAAAGTATAAGCTATAAGGAATTTGATGATTTAAGTAAAAAAATAGCGAGTGAAATTCTTTCTAAACTTCCTACAAAAAGCACACAAGAGCCTATATTAATCATACTTCCTAAAGGGATTGATTGCTTGCTTTCTTTTTTTGGTGTGGCAAAAAGTGGAAATTTTTATACACTTTTAGATGAAAAAAGTCCTAAAGAACGTGTAGAAAAGGTTATAGAAGTTTTAAAACCTAAACTTTTAATCACCTCTAAAAGATTAAATTTAGATTTCAATCTTGATACTATTTTTACGGAAGATTTTGAAACTTTTAGTATAGATGAAAAAGCTTTAGAAAAAGCTTTAAATGATCATATAGATACAAATTTACTTTATGTACTTTTTACAAGTGGAAGTACAGGGACTCCAAAAGGGGTAAGTATAAATCATAAAAGTGTTATTGATTATACTTTTTGGGTATGCGAGACTTTTAAACTAAGTCATGAAGATATATTTGCCAATCAAGCACCATTTTACTTTGATAATAGCGTTTTAGATATTTTCTCATCCATAAAAACAGGAATCACTTTGCATTTGCTACCAAATCATCTTTTTGCTTTTCCAAATAAAGTTTTAGAGTATTTAGAGCAAGAAAAAATAACAACAATTTTTTGGGTGCCTTCTGTGCTGATTTATTTTGCAAATACACATGCATTAGAAAACAAAACGCTTTATATTAATAAAATCTTATTTGCTGGTGAAATTATGCCAAACAAACAACTCAACATTTGGCGTAAATATCTTCCTAATGCTTTATTTGCTAATCTTTATGGACCTACTGAAATTACAGTTGATTGCTCTTTTTACATAATTGATAGACAATTTAGTGATGATGAACTTTTGCCTATAGGCAAAGCTTGTAAAAATACTCAGCTTTTAGTCTTTGATGAAAATTTAAATTTAATTACCCCAAATCAAGTAGGAATTAAAGGTGAGCTTTATGTAAGAGGAACTTGCCTTTCTTTAGGGTATTACAACGATAAGGAAAAAACTAAACAAGCTTTTGTACAAAATCCTTTGCATGATAATTATCTAGACTTGCTTTATAAAACAGGTGATGTGGTAGCTTATAATGATTTTGGCGAACTTTTATGCTATGGAAGAATAGATCATCAAATCAAGTATATGGGTCACCGCATAGAACTTGGAGAGATAGAAAGTATTATAAATTCTCATGAGAATGTAAGAAATTGTGCTTGTATTTTTAAAGAAGAAATTATTTGTTTTTATGAAAGCAAGGAAGAGTTGGATTTTAAAAACTTTTTAAAAGATAAACTCCCTGCCTACATGATACCTAAGAAATTTGTTAAAATAGAACAATTTGCTTTAAATGCAAATGGAAAGATTGATAGGAAGGTTTTGAATGGAAGTATTTAA
- a CDS encoding GNAT family N-acetyltransferase — MEVFKNFLQTYKNGFLLHNCYESIEYFLEKAKDGNFLLEEENKNYFFYNNKALFFFLNEYKKFFLKNSYIRILGKNENYFLKYKNFLQLNNFRPYHFLQQMTLKNKQPTLNTYDFIQKPQKHDLDDIYNFFISFFDNKYLFCFSKKDLLIHLDNILIYKENNTICGGLFYSRMLNNAVLEFIAVKPNLKYKNVAYALLCHFFKENENVNFYKLFADKKNSKAINFYTRSGFTFTETQARFYRNF, encoded by the coding sequence ATGGAAGTATTTAAAAACTTTTTACAAACATATAAAAATGGTTTTTTATTGCATAATTGTTATGAAAGTATTGAATATTTTCTAGAAAAGGCAAAAGATGGAAATTTCTTGCTTGAAGAAGAAAATAAAAACTATTTCTTTTATAACAACAAGGCATTATTTTTTTTTCTCAATGAATATAAAAAATTTTTCCTTAAAAATTCCTATATAAGAATTTTAGGAAAAAATGAAAATTATTTCTTAAAATATAAAAATTTTTTACAATTAAATAATTTTAGACCTTATCATTTCTTGCAACAAATGACTTTAAAAAACAAACAACCTACTTTAAATACCTATGATTTTATTCAAAAACCACAAAAACATGATCTAGATGATATTTATAATTTTTTTATTAGTTTTTTTGATAACAAATACTTGTTTTGTTTTTCAAAAAAGGATTTATTAATACATCTAGATAATATCTTAATTTACAAAGAAAATAACACCATATGTGGTGGATTGTTTTATTCGCGGATGTTGAATAATGCTGTATTGGAATTTATTGCTGTAAAACCTAATCTAAAATATAAAAATGTTGCTTATGCTTTGCTATGTCATTTTTTCAAAGAAAATGAAAATGTTAATTTTTATAAACTATTCGCGGATAAAAAAAATTCAAAAGCTATTAATTTTTACACTCGGTCAGGTTTTACTTTTACAGAAACTCAAGCTCGATTTTATAGAAATTTCTGA
- a CDS encoding SDR family NAD(P)-dependent oxidoreductase — protein sequence MIFKENIFYGNSFIVTGASSGIGAHAALILNKLGAKIIAIGRDENKLLIQKEQAKNPDNFITISKDLSNFENLDKWTLELSKKHGGVNGAVLAAGFSTTIGINSPNYIKIAEKIFALNYFSNLQILKALTDKRIHKNKNSSFVWISSAASIKPNKGLSLYGASKASANTTVKALTLEISPQHRINSILLGLIDTPMIYQTMDENAIQKNLQKSLLGIGKTEYVTNLICFLLSDASKWMTGQSIILDGGATLT from the coding sequence ATGATTTTCAAAGAAAATATATTTTATGGCAATAGTTTTATTGTCACTGGTGCTAGTAGTGGTATAGGAGCTCACGCAGCTTTAATACTTAATAAACTCGGCGCTAAAATTATAGCCATAGGTCGGGATGAAAACAAACTCTTAATCCAGAAAGAGCAAGCTAAAAATCCCGATAACTTTATTACAATTTCAAAAGATCTATCAAATTTTGAAAATCTAGATAAATGGACTTTGGAACTCTCTAAAAAACATGGAGGGGTTAATGGAGCTGTTCTAGCCGCAGGATTTTCCACAACAATAGGTATTAACTCGCCAAATTATATTAAAATAGCTGAAAAAATATTTGCATTAAACTATTTTTCTAATCTACAAATTCTTAAAGCTTTAACTGATAAAAGAATTCACAAAAATAAAAATTCTAGTTTTGTTTGGATTAGTTCTGCTGCTAGCATTAAACCAAATAAAGGTTTAAGTTTATACGGTGCTAGTAAAGCTTCAGCAAATACAACTGTTAAAGCATTGACACTAGAAATATCTCCTCAACATCGGATAAACTCGATACTGTTAGGTTTAATTGATACTCCTATGATATATCAAACAATGGATGAAAATGCAATACAAAAAAATCTACAGAAATCATTACTAGGTATAGGAAAAACAGAATATGTAACTAATTTAATTTGTTTTTTGCTCAGCGATGCATCTAAATGGATGACAGGACAAAGTATTATTTTGGATGGCGGAGCCACTTTAACATAA
- a CDS encoding FkbM family methyltransferase yields the protein MQKNVGNTINNDPDIDKKIFNLCKNLDIPSKQCVCKIINRLKNIDKNPNYQINYSDEEKNELSKITNSFFTNIFKVKNNIWCYNGYFLPIKQFEISVFWHKHGMHIFNKKTLDRIKHQDIIDVGGFIGDSAIIFEQEFTEKFVYTFEASEKNYSLMLKTLELNKSQRIKPIKKALGSKNETLSLNISGYSSSFKYNDHSTENEQVEIVSLDSYIQNNDINIGLIKVDIEGFEQEFLKGALHTIKKHKPAMIISIYHNYEDFFEIKNLIDSWNLGYSFKIYKPIDFYVSLETCLYCEIIKDQGFFHDNTHQ from the coding sequence ATGCAAAAAAATGTTGGTAATACTATCAACAATGATCCTGATATTGATAAAAAAATTTTTAATCTTTGTAAAAACCTAGATATACCAAGTAAACAATGTGTCTGTAAAATTATCAATCGATTAAAAAATATTGATAAAAATCCTAATTATCAAATTAACTATTCTGATGAGGAAAAAAACGAATTAAGTAAAATCACAAATTCATTTTTTACCAATATATTTAAAGTAAAAAATAATATATGGTGCTACAATGGATATTTCTTACCTATTAAACAATTTGAAATATCTGTATTTTGGCATAAACATGGAATGCATATTTTCAATAAAAAAACACTCGATAGAATTAAACATCAAGATATAATTGATGTAGGTGGATTTATAGGCGATAGTGCAATAATTTTCGAACAAGAATTCACTGAAAAATTTGTATATACTTTCGAAGCATCTGAAAAAAATTATAGCTTAATGCTAAAAACACTTGAACTAAATAAAAGCCAAAGAATTAAACCAATAAAAAAAGCTCTTGGTAGTAAAAACGAAACTTTGAGTTTGAATATATCAGGGTATAGTTCAAGTTTCAAATATAATGATCATTCGACAGAAAATGAACAAGTTGAAATTGTCAGTTTGGATTCATATATTCAAAATAACGACATAAACATAGGATTAATTAAAGTTGATATAGAGGGTTTTGAGCAAGAATTTTTAAAGGGTGCTTTACATACAATTAAAAAACATAAACCTGCTATGATTATTAGTATTTATCATAATTATGAAGATTTTTTTGAAATTAAAAATCTTATAGATTCTTGGAATTTAGGATATTCTTTTAAAATTTACAAACCAATTGATTTTTATGTTAGTCTTGAAACATGTCTATATTGTGAAATCATAAAAGATCAAGGTTTTTTCCATGATAACACACATCAATGA
- a CDS encoding class I SAM-dependent methyltransferase, with amino-acid sequence MYLRDLKGLKFPDFAVIKFFFKQGLHQKNNQKVLEFACSNGNNLSLFANYDYECIGVDLNQENINNANYNFKEVIQCKAYQFFHDNILEFPLKNPNINADIFMIPNVINYLLKEDFLKLLKISKENSMYKENALFFLRTRNIKDYRYGYGEKIAHNCFKITDDNTTGELGCINTLYQEYELVEILKEYLNLYDFKVLTYENTNIMGEDERLVNDSDIVIYGKIK; translated from the coding sequence ATGTATTTAAGAGATTTAAAAGGTTTAAAATTTCCAGATTTTGCAGTGATTAAATTCTTTTTTAAACAAGGATTACATCAAAAAAACAATCAAAAAGTTTTAGAATTTGCTTGCTCTAATGGCAATAATCTTTCTTTATTTGCAAATTATGATTATGAGTGTATTGGAGTTGATTTAAACCAAGAAAATATCAACAATGCAAATTATAATTTCAAGGAAGTAATTCAATGCAAAGCCTATCAGTTTTTTCATGATAATATCTTGGAATTTCCTTTAAAAAACCCAAATATTAATGCAGATATTTTTATGATTCCTAACGTAATTAACTATCTTTTGAAAGAAGATTTTTTAAAATTATTAAAAATTTCTAAAGAAAACTCCATGTATAAAGAAAATGCATTGTTTTTCTTAAGAACAAGAAATATAAAAGATTATAGATATGGTTATGGAGAAAAAATAGCTCATAATTGCTTTAAAATCACAGATGATAATACCACAGGAGAACTTGGATGTATAAATACTCTTTACCAAGAATACGAACTTGTCGAAATTTTAAAAGAGTATTTAAATTTATACGATTTTAAAGTTCTAACTTATGAAAACACCAATATCATGGGAGAAGATGAAAGATTGGTTAATGATAGCGATATTGTAATTTATGGAAAAATTAAATGA